The following coding sequences lie in one Vanacampus margaritifer isolate UIUO_Vmar chromosome 16, RoL_Vmar_1.0, whole genome shotgun sequence genomic window:
- the zc3h12b gene encoding putative ribonuclease ZC3H12B, translated as MEKHPCREENTDSSRDQHATDEPEDGSSSESDAEEQQRQKAQVNDGSCQNWEPLAVAKPHRQLCRSPCLDQPSFSQSSTVQESRDDETSAGPAIKAASEREYQTKMDFALKLGYSGEQVEMVLNKLGAAALINDILAELVRLGNKVEPESQPCSTAATSLSLTPCVKEAVSPEVSVEEESADPYDNLRPIVIDGSNVAMSHGNKEVFSCRGIQLAVEWFLEKGHKDITVFVPAWRKEQSRPDALITDQEILRKLEKEKILVFTPSRRVQGRRVVCYDDRFIVKLAYDSDGIIVSNDNYRDLQNEKPEWKKFIEERLLMYSFVNDKFMPPDDPLGRHGPSLENFLRKRPVVPEHKKQPCPYGKKCTYGHKCKYYHPERVNQPLRSVADELRAFAKLSAVKTMSEGALAKCGTGPAVVNRDGNSEVKRVAPKRQSDPSIRSVACESPETLSVVRKSEANSVPSLVTALSVPTMQPAKSHAAGALNTRSASSPVPGSLQFSHSSLEHMSSVHYPPILVTNSHGASVTYSEQFPKYDSVSDHGYYSLHSDFSNMSMSSMHNVDSFCSMEHEHVVCQRTRSHCPESCLSHSNSDSFSSYGEMYPSSVDGSLEESMKGQQQSPATGRMPAFPHGFRHETLSRVQSYGPEEPKQGPRKPPAPHLATRIQHVAVGARSSCPGDYPMPQNVLPPLSSQPTRSLGMTRMDSVSDSRLYDSNPMRQRRPPLCREQHASWDPLPCGNESYGYHSYPLSNSLMPCCERVMVRSMPDKMEQIWNSPWEATAAAEHQERYVIPEHQYQTYRNLCNIFPAYVVHSVMEKNPHLTDPQQLAAVIVTNLRSCH; from the exons ATGGAAAAGCACCCATGCAGGGAGGAGAACACTGACTCGAGCAGGGACCAGCATGCCACCGATGAGCCTGAGGACGGCAGCAGCTCGGAAAGTGACGCCGAGGAGCAGCAGCGGCAGAAGGCTCAGGTGAACGACGGCAGCTGTCAGAACTGGGAGCCCCTGGCGGTGGCAAAGCCCCATCGGCAGCTGTGTCGTTCCCCGTGCCTCGACCAGCCCAGTTTTTCCCAGAGTAGCACCGTGCAAGAGTCCCGCGATGACGAGACCAGCGCGGGGCCAGCGATCAAAGCGGCCAGCGAGAGGGAGTACCAGACCAAAATGGACTTTGCGTTGAAGCTGGGCTACTCTGGAGAGCAGGTGGAGATGGTGCTCAATAAACTGGGGGCCGCTGCGCTAATTAATGACATTCTTGCTGAGCTGGTAAGGCTGGGGAACAAAGTGGAGCCCGAAAGTCAACCCTGCAGCACTGCAGCCACGTCGCTATCACTTACACCGTGCGTCAAAGAGGCTGTTAGTCCTGAGGTGTCTGTGGAAGAGGAATCTGCGGACCCTTACGACAACCTCAGGCCTATTGTCATTGACGGATCAAACGTGGCAATGAG tCATGGAAACAAAGAGGTTTTTTCTTGCCGTGGTATCCAACTTGCTGTCGAATGGTTCCTGGAAAAGGGGCACAAAGACATTACTGTGTTTGTCCCAGCATGGAGAAAGGAACAGTCAAGACCCGATGCCCTCATTACAG ATCAAGAAATATTACGCAAGCTAGAAAAAGAGAAGATCCTGGTTTTCACCCCATCTCGGAGGGTCCAAGGCAGAAGGGTGGTGTGCTATGATGATCGCTTCATAGTGAAGCTGGCTTATGATTCTGATGGAATTATTGTGTCAAATGACAACTACAGAGACTTGCAAAATGAAAAACCAGAGTGGAAGAAGTTCATCGAGGAACGTCTCCTAATGTATTCATTCGTCAATGACAA ATTTATGCCACCTGATGATCCACTGGGAAGGCACGGTCCAAGCTTGGAAAATTTCCTTCGCAAGCGTCCTGTTGTCCCAGAGCATAAAAAACAACCTTGCCCCTATG GCAaaaagtgcacatatggacacaaGTGCAAATATTATCATCCGGAGCGCGTCAACCAACCACTGCGGTCGGTGGCCGATGAACTGCGGGCCTTCGCCAAGCTGTCTGCCGTGAAGACGATGAGCGAGGGGGCCTTAGCCAAATGCGGCACCGGTCCGGCAGTTGTGAACAGGGACGGCAACTCTGAAGTCAAACGCGTGGCGCCCAAACGCCAGTCGGACCCGAGTATACGCTCGGTGGCCTGCGAGTCTCCAGAAACTCTGTCCGTTGTGAGGAAGTCTGAGGCAAATTCAGTGCCTTCCCTTGTGACTGCCCTCAGCGTGCCCACCATGCAGCCCGCCAAGAGCCACGCAGCCGGGGCCTTGAACACGCGCTCCGCCAGCAGCCCTGTGCCGGGCTCCTTGCAGTTCTCACATAGTTCGCTCGAGCACATGTCTAGTGTACACTACCCTCCCATTTTGGTCACCAACAGTCACGGCGCCTCCGTTACATACAGCGAGCAGTTCCCAAAGTACGACTCGGTCAGCGATCACGGTTATTATTCGCTGCACAGTGACTTTTCAAACATGAGCATGAGCAGTATGCACAACGTCGACAGTTTCTGTAGCATGGAGCACGAGCACGTCGTGTGTCAGAGAACTCGCAGCCACTGCCCCGAGTCCTGCCTCAGCCACTCCAACAGTGACTCGTTCTCCTCCTACGGCGAAATGTACCCGAGCTCTGTGGACGGGAGCCTGGAGGAGAGCATGAAGGGCCAGCAGCAATCCCCGGCAACGGGGAGAATGCCGGCGTTCCCGCACGGCTTTCGACACGAAACGCTCAGCAGGGTGCAGAGTTACGGGCCGGAGGAGCCCAAGCAGGGTCCACGGAAGCCGCCCGCGCCTCACCTCGCCACGCGCATCCAGCACGTGGCAGTGGGCGCCAGGTCCAGCTGCCCCGGAGACTACCCCATGCCTCAGAACGTTCTCCCGCCGCTGTCCTCGCAGCCGACGCGCTCCCTCGGTATGACTCGCATGGACAGCGTATCCGATTCCAGGCTGTACGACAGCAACCCGATGAGGCAGAGGCGACCGCCGCTGTGCCGAGAGCAGCACGCGAGCTGGGACCCGCTGCCCTGCGGGAACGAGTCTTACGGGTACCACTCGTACCCGCTGAGCAACAGCCTGATGCCGTGTTGCGAGCGGGTCATGGTCCGCAGCATGCCTGACAAAATGGAGCAAATTTGGAACTCGCCGTGGGAGGCCACGGCTGCCGCGGAGCACCAAGAACGGTACGTCATCCCCGAGCACCAGTATCAAACATATCGGAACctttgcaacatttttcctGCTTATGTGGTCCATTCAGTGATGGAGAAGAACCCTCATTTGACAGACCCACAACAACTGGCAGCTGTCATTGTTACAAATTTGAGGTCTTGTCACTGA